In the genome of Fusarium fujikuroi IMI 58289 draft genome, chromosome FFUJ_chr02, one region contains:
- a CDS encoding peptidase M20 domain-containing family protein: MRVATVASFLASASLAIAFDWQQVLGDYDQKPSSDAIASNDDAPSYRSELLSLHKSLIETSSVSGTEHDVGVWLEGYLEKKGYTTSRQEVEPFDNTPEGKPRFNVLAWRQDGKKAFDPKVCVSSHIDVVPPHIPYGIDDGEVTKETMITGRGSVDAKGSVAAQITAVENLIEHGKIDPHKLVLLFVVGEEVKGDGMRRFSEAIETKELPYSLDAVIFGEPTELKLACGHKGMLGCDVTTKGFPGHSGYPWLGKSANELMIRAFAKVLDTDLGSSELFGNTTVNIGRFNGGVAANVIPEEAKVGLAVRVASGKQADGHVIVHDKIQAIFDEVDEDAFIFDCTHGYGPVEANCDVDGFEKITVNYGTDIPNLKGDHTRYLYGPGNILVAHGARENLTVADLETAVEGYQKLILHALKQ, translated from the exons ATGCGCGTCGCAACAGTCGCCAGTTTTCTGGCCTCGGCCTCTTTGGCCATTGCATTCGATTGGCAGCAGGTTCTTGGAGATTATGACCAAAAGCCTTCCTCCGACGCCATTGCTAGTAACGACGATGCACCTTCGTACCGATCCGAGCTACTGAGCTTGCACAAGTCTCTTATTGAGACATCCTCGGTTTCTGGAACTGAACATGATGTGGGAGTTTGGCTTGAGGGatatcttgagaagaagggataTACTACTTCGCGTCAGGAAGTTGAGCCTTTTGATAATACGCCGGAAGGAAAGCCAAGGTTCAATGTGCTGGCTTGGCGACAGGACGGAAAGAAGGCTTTCGATCCCAAGGTCTGTGTGAGCAGCCACATTGATGTCGTTCCGCCGCATATCCCATATGGaattgatgatggcgaggttACAAAGGAGACCATGATCACCGGCCGAGGCAGTGTGGACGCCAAGGGTAGCGTTGCTGCTCAAATCACTGCAGTTGAGAACCTCATCGAGCACGGAAAGATCGATCCCCATAAGCTCGTCCTGCTATTCGTTGTCGGCGAGGAGGTCAAGGGCGACGGTATGCGCCGTTTCAGCGAAGCCATTGAGACCAAGGAGCTTCCATACAGTCTCGACGCTGTCATATTTGGAGAGCCTACTGAGCTCAAGCTTGCCTGCGGACACAAGGGCATGCTGGGTTGCGACGTTACCACAAAGGGCTTCCCCGGCCACAGTGGTTACCCATGGCTCGGCAAGTCAGCCAACGAGCTGATGATTCGAGCCTTCGCTAAAGTGCTCGATACCGATCTTGGTAGCAGCGAGCTGTTTGGTAACACCACTGTCAACATTGGTCGATTCAATGGTGGCGTGGCCGCTAATGTTATTcctgaggaggccaaggttgGACTGGCTGTGCGAGTCGCGAGCGGAAAGCAGGCTGATGGACATGTCATCGTTCATGACAAGATCCAAGCCATTTTTGACGAGGTTGACGAGGATGCTTTCATCTTCGACTGCACCCACGGGTATGGACCTGTGGAAGCAAACTGCGATGTCGATG GCTTTGAGAAAATCACCGTCAACTACGGAACCGACATTCCCAACCTCAAGGGTGACCACACGAGGTACCTCTACGGCCCAGGAAACATTCTTGTTGCACATGGCGCGAGGGAGAACTTGACCGTTGCTGATCTTGAAACTGCCGTTGAAGGATACCAAAAGCTGATTCTTCATGCGTTGAAGCAATAA
- a CDS encoding probable cig2 protein (putative GDP-GTP exchange factor) — MSSLKAVKYTRGQLQVLDQLRLPHEFHYDDVSNRTEAFDSIATMRVRGAPAIAIVAALGLAVELHNGSITASSAEDTISQIEEALDYLKESRPTAVDLTNAINQLKSTIRAVGSTATKEQVITAFIEEAEKIFEKDLQTNLSIGDHGAEWLRAQAGASPDKKISVLTHCNTGSLATSGHGTALGIIRTLQSKDLLQHAFCTETRPYNQGSRLTAFELVFENIPSTLITDSMAASLFRNRKQEKNIAAVIVGADRVVRNGDTANKIGTYQLAVLAKHHGIKFIVAAPTTSIDLETETGDGIKIEERKKEELTQVTGAVIKPDGTVDESSKVRVATADQRINVWNPAFDVTPAELIDAVVTEKGAIEKGPDGNFDFSKILPERWAKITGA; from the coding sequence atgtcttctctcaaggctgtcaaGTACACTCGGGGCCAACTCCAGGTTCTCGATCAACTCCGTCTCCCTCACGAATTTCACTACGACGATGTCTCCAACCGAACAGAGGCCTTCGACAGCATCGCAACTATGCGAGTACGAGGTGCCCCAGCCATTGCCATCGTAGCAGCCCTTGGTCTGGCTGTTGAACTTCACAATGGAAGTATCACAGCTTCAAGCGCAGAAGATACCATCTCTCAAatcgaagaagctctcgaCTATCTCAAGGAAAGCCGGCCTACAGCTGTCGACTTGACCAACGCTATTAACCAGCTCAAGTCCACAATAAGAGCGGTTGGAAGCACTGCTACCAAGGAGCAGGTTATCACGGCTTTCAtagaagaggctgagaagatctttgagaaggatctcCAGACCAACCTCTCCATTGGTGATCATGGAGCTGAGTGGCTGCGAGCTCAGGCTGGTGCTTCTCCTGACAAGAAGATCTCGGTCCTCACACACTGCAACACTGGATCCCTTGCTACATCTGGCCACGGCACTGCACTGGGAATAATTCGAACTCTTCAATCCAAGGACCTTCTCCAGCATGCCTTCTGCACAGAGACTCGGCCTTACAACCAAGGAAGCAGACTCACTGCTTTTGAGCTTGTCTTCGAGAACATCCCCAGCACGCTCATTACTGACTCCATGGCTGCTTCACTCTTCCGCAACcgcaagcaagaaaagaacaTTGCCGCTGTCATCGTTGGTGCTGACCGTGTCGTTCGCAATGGTGACACGGCTAACAAGATTGGTACCTACCAACTCGCTGTTCTGGCCAAACACCACGGAATCAAGTTCATTGTCGCTGCTCCTACAACCAGCATTGACctcgagactgagactggtgATGGTATCAAGattgaagagagaaagaaggaggagctCACGCAGGTCACAGGCGCTGTGATCAAGCCCGATGGAACCGTCGATGAGAGCAGCAAGGTCCGTGTTGCCACCGCTGATCAGCGAATCAATGTGTGGAACCCTGCCTTCGATGTCACTCCCGCCGAGCTCATCGATGCCGTGGTCACAGAGAAGGGCGCCATTGAGAAGGGACCTGATGGCAACTTTGACTTCAGCAAGATCCTGCCTGAGCGCTGGGCCAAGATCACTGGTGCATGA